Sequence from the Bacteroidales bacterium genome:
GGAATGGATCCGATACATAAAAAATTCCATCGCACATGTTGCACCCAGATTTACCACGAAGCGTATGATCGATGATTATATTGAGAGATTTTACCATCCTCTGCAGAGCCGGAGCAAAATTCTTGAAAAGGAAAACTATTCGAAAGCCAGAGAATTATCTTCCTGGAAAGAAAATACGCTGGCCAATTGGGAACAAATCAATGTGGATTCCATAAGTGTAAAAAAAACAGATGGGTCTGAAATTTCCGGCGATCTGTTATTTCTGGAAGGAGACACGATTATTATTAATATAATACTGGATAAGAGAGAAATGGAGGGGGATCTGGGAATTGATTTTGTACTGACCCAATATGATATAGACAAGCAAATTTATCAATTTGTTTTTTCAAAAGAAATTCCCAGGGTAAAAAAAGCAGGAACAAAACTGTATTTCAAACTGGAACATACCATGAAAGAATCGGGAACTTTCAATTATTCATACCGTATGTTCCCAAAACATAAGGATATGTCGCACCGCATGGATTTCGCACTTACCCGATGGATATAACAGGAAATCCCGGTTAAAATATACTATTGGAAAAATTCATCAATTCGGCTTCTCAATAAGGGTGCAAGGTAAAAATTGCACTCTTTTTCTTTTGTATTTTCCCATCAATAATAAATTTGAATATTAAACAAAATAATTAAAAATGGAAAACCCAGGCGATAGCCGGTCTCGTGAGCGTTAGCCAGTAATTGAGAATGGAAAATAACTTTTTAAACATTCTGACTTTATGAACTTTTTAACTTTCCGACTTTATAAACATTCCAACTTTTCTACTTATAATCTTAAATCTTGAACTTTGAATCTTTAACTTTGATTTAAACTACAAATATTCCGTATGGTATTTTACCCGTTGAAAACCACCATTCACCTATTATGAATATATCTATGTCTTAAAATGGATTAATTTCGGTCTGTTCATGTATCAACATAAAACATTTTCACATGAAATGGATTTTTTTATCCCTGGTCTTTATCCATCTTACCCACATGTTCAATAAAAATACCGGTAAAATAGGTTTTGACGGATACAGTGTTAATTCCGAAGAAGCACCTGTCTTAAAATCAGACACAACACTAATTGTGGAACACCTGAGCAGGATCACAAAAGCAGATGGGTTCCGGAATTACCAAAATCCGGAACTGTTGAATCGGACAGCCGAATATATCCTCTCCGTTTTCCGAAAATATGCCGATACTACATGGTTCCAGACATATACGGTCAACGGGATAACGTACAAAAATGTAATTTGCCGGTTTGGAACTCAACAGCAACCGCTCATTGTCGTAGGGGCGCATTACGATGTCTGTGGAGATCAGGAAGGGGCTGACGATAACGGCAGCGGTGTCGTGGCGTTACTCGAACTGGCACGCATGATGAAAGGTCAATCATTGGATCATCCTGTCGAACTGGTTGCCTATTCATTGGAAGAACCGCCTTATTTCAGGACCCCTTATATGGGAAGCTATGTCCATGCACAATCGTTAAAAGAAAGCGGCATATCTGTGTACGGGATGCTTGCCATTGAAATGATCGGTTTTTTCAGTGAAGAAAGAGGTTCGCAAAGCTATCCGGTAAAACCCATGAAAGTAGCTTACGGCAGAACCGGTGATTTTATCCTGTTGGCGAAAAGAACCGATCATGGTGCATTCGTAAAACGTTTTTCTTCTGCTTTCAATCAGCTTTCCGAAGTCCGGACGAACAATATTAAGGCTCCGGCAAAGCTACCCGGAATTGATTTTTCCGATCACCTCAACTACTGGAGCCTGGATTACGATGCCCTGATGGTCACCAATACGGCATTTTACCGGAACAAAAATTACCATCGTCCTTCTGATACCATGGAAACACTGGATATATCAAGAATGTCCCTGGTCATTGACGCCATCTATCAGAGTTTATTGAAAGTAGCTGAAAAAGAGAACAAAAAGAATTTAAAATTCAGGAACAAACCTGCCTGAAATTCAGGAATCCGATCAGAAAGTAGGATCAGTTTTATTCAAATATTGACTGTATTTATTGTATTTTTACCTTTTAAAAACAACCATATCATGAAAGCAATTACTCTGTATACAATCGCTTTATCATCTGTTATATTATTAAAAACAAACGCCATGGATAATAAAA
This genomic interval carries:
- a CDS encoding M28 family peptidase, producing MKWIFLSLVFIHLTHMFNKNTGKIGFDGYSVNSEEAPVLKSDTTLIVEHLSRITKADGFRNYQNPELLNRTAEYILSVFRKYADTTWFQTYTVNGITYKNVICRFGTQQQPLIVVGAHYDVCGDQEGADDNGSGVVALLELARMMKGQSLDHPVELVAYSLEEPPYFRTPYMGSYVHAQSLKESGISVYGMLAIEMIGFFSEERGSQSYPVKPMKVAYGRTGDFILLAKRTDHGAFVKRFSSAFNQLSEVRTNNIKAPAKLPGIDFSDHLNYWSLDYDALMVTNTAFYRNKNYHRPSDTMETLDISRMSLVIDAIYQSLLKVAEKENKKNLKFRNKPA